From the Schistocerca piceifrons isolate TAMUIC-IGC-003096 chromosome 2, iqSchPice1.1, whole genome shotgun sequence genome, the window GATGTCTAGGTTCTGTTGAACAGTATCgggttttgttttaatgtttctgtcttgttgctatttcGTCAACTAGTCGTTTCTTGGGGCCCTATCTCCGGTACCTTAATGACGTCATCCGTCTACCGAAGTGATGTCGCGTTGTTTACTACCGAAAATTCAGCATCAGAATTCGCTTCATTTTTAAAATGGGCAGAGATAGAGGAAATTATATACCATGGCCTAGCAGTATGAATCTTCTTACGATTCGCCAGCAATGATTTGAGAAAACCACtgaaaacctaaaccagggtggATGGGTCAGTAATCAAGGTATACTCGTTTTTGCACCGGCGGTTTTTCAGAGGTAACGTAAACGGTAAACACCACTCACAAACTACGCCTTAGGCCTTTTCCGACAGGCCGACTGTTACCTAGAAGTTTTCGGTTCATTTCAGTAGATAAGTAACAAGTACTGTAACACGATTAAATGTAACTAATATACTTAGtcataaaactatttttttttttgcagttgtgtGTCTGTAACCGGATTCGACTAGATATTAATCATATTCATATATAGCACAAGTTCAGACATATTCGTCTCATGTCTTTCATGAAATTGTTAGGTTAGCTCCGTATATTTAGTGAGAGATTGTAAACCAGGTGTTTACGTATGAGTGTCGGCGATTTTTTCTAGGCAACGAAACAATTGCCATCCAGACTGAACATCGTAAATAATCGTACGAAATAATTTAGTCCCAGGCCAGTCGATActgtattcctattatttcctaaaATTTCAGAGAGTTGTAATTAATCGTATTATATGCACTTGTTTAACAGGAATATCCGCAGCCGTCCAGTATATCCTATAATCTCTCATCGCTTCTGATTATTTTGGATAGCAGTCGGCGGCATTTCCCTACATTCTTCGTTTCTCCGACATCACTTCTTCGCAGCGTCCAGGTACGGCGGCGTTCATAATCTTTTTCCTACTTTTACTTTACCCGTTGCTCTTTTCCATCCACATATTCTGCTGGCATTTTGCATTGCCACccatgtcacagaaaatgttcagtAAGCTGTATTCACGTGGCTGTGCTCTACTAAAACCATTTCCAGTTATATTCAGttcatttcatcatcttgctgaAGGCACATAGTCATGTTAGCAATTCTACTATACTTCGCCTATCAACGACGACCTTTTCCCAAGGTTATCATACTAAATGAAAATATCTCCTCTAGGAgatgcatttcttttattgtttaGCGCCTGAATTTGCTCTTCTGTATCGCAGGCTACTAGTGATTACTTATTTCTTGCTTGGGCGATGGTCAACAGCATgtacaaattttacaaaatgcacaacaccgtcGGCATAGAATGTGTCATCATATTTTAATCTTGTCACAACTTTTGATTTTTATCGGCAGTTATGGTTTTCAGTGGTGACTTATGTCACAGCACGTATGACATGAGAAACATCTGTGATAATTCTTCTGCCGTTGATGATGGTTTAGAACAGAAACCTGTAGCAGAACGAATAAGATTATCACAGACAGAACAGTCTTAAagcgttttgtaaaaaaaaaatatttattgtcacTTTTCACCATAAGGCCATACAGCCATCTCTCAGCGTTTGGGAGTTTTACAAAGACTACattcatttaaaaaattcataattatttttaaaactaagATATTATTTTGATGATGGAGAATTGGTGTAGTAGTAGGTGATAGTTGATGATATCTGAGTAGTTGCTGTATAAAAGTTTGCATTACTATGCAGCATAAGTGTTCAACAGTATGTTCACTTTTGATAAACTGACTGCAGTCAAGGACAAACCACATATTTTCAAGCAAATCTAACAATTTCTCTTTGCAAACTACACCTACCACACGAACGTACAAAAATGTTGACCAGAAGAATCTGAGTCTTCTATGATTTACGTTAGATGTTGAATTATCGTTTCGTTTTCGTAATTTGTACCAATATTTATTTAATCCCTTGTCAAACGTTTCTGGAAGCAGGAATTTAGTTATTTTTATGGACACATGACTGGATTAGCCACCTAATTTTATATAAAAGACACCACACATCCATCAGTTTAAAGTATGCCTTAAGTCACCAAAATGTTCATACAAGTGAAACGCGTTTGcataacaattaaaaatgaaagaaagaaaaacaatagcCTGTGACAAACAAGAAATGTCATGCTCACTTCGATCGAGAGActacagaagatatactgaatttcatGTACATTCGCATCATGAAAAACGACAAACGTCTGTGATATGACAGGGCTTCGTATGCGTGTGTCAAAGGGCAAGATCTGCTCCAGAAAAGAGACTATAAAATGAGACGTAGGATTTAGTAACAAAACAAGGTCTTACTGCACGTGGTTGTTATCGGAATCACGCGGCAACGTTGCAGTACACAAGTACAGCAATGACTAGGGAAAATGCATCGCATTGACAATGCTTTCAGGTCAGCTATGCGTATACTATAAACCCCGATTACGCACTAAGTCACGATAAGTCGACCAAATCGCTGTCACTCCCAGGGGCAATATTATTGTGGTCGACTAGTAAACACGCTATTTTAAAGGCAGCCAGTCTTCGTGTATCATATAGCACTGAGAGTCAGCAGCGTATCACTATGTTGTCGAGAACGCTGAGTATATGGTCTCCCGTGATACTGGACATTAATTCACACACGACTTGATCAGTTTGGTTCTTTGCTGTACTGGCATTTAGAAACCCAATTCTTTCTGCATGCCTCTTGCTTCACTCacaagtacataaaattacaacacacAACTCTTCTATTTTAAATTGTGAAGGCGTTGTTACAGTCCTTGAAAAGGCAGGAATCGGATGGTCAGTGTTCCCAAATGCGTCGTAATGCCTTCTTACTGCTTTGTCCTTCCTACTCACTCCACCGTATGTGATCTGTCACAGTACCAGCTGTTCCTAACAGCAGCTCCTACGAATTGCCCGCATTGAAGAGATAACGTCTTGCGATGGTCTCTTGTAAACACGGTCCCTCATTGGCTCCCGCCGCGAGCGAAGCATGCGCAGCTGTGACCTGTCAGCTGTGTGTGGTGGGGAGTTCGCCGGCTGGGAACAAAGAACAACTCAGAGCTCCCTGTTACTTCAAATGGAAGTGACGTCTTAATGTCATTCGAAAGCCAACGTACTAAGCAAAAAGAGCACTGTCCGACAACAAATTATCTGTGTTCTGTAACATGCATCGGTACATCATTCACAGAAACAGTCAGGACCAGCTAACTACGCAACTTCTCTTTCGCAGTTACGAACTCCACTTTTAAGCAAGGTCTCCAATGAAACTAACTTCTCTATATACCCAGTGACTGCATATTAATATAGAATTAATTTCGCAATTTTTCTTCGACATCTTTAACTCTCTACGTTCCAGCACTGACATGCACTCTACATCTTGGAACATATTAAATATTTTCTATACGCTCTTCTAATTGCAAAtcactttgctaaattttatgacCCGAGTACCGCCTTGCAGCAATTAACGCGCAGTTGGTGACTTTACTTTTTTTTCCAAACACTGTGATTGTTTCAAGAATACCCGTGCTGCGCTGAACTTTAGAACAATTAGAAGGAAGATATATTTATAGTTAACTTGTATTACTGACCCTAATACTCCAtcccaaaacaaataaataaacgtcACACACATACGGAATTCGTAATCTCACAAATGTTACCTACAACTTATTATACATAAAAACAGATCGTACAGTAGTAGTCCAAACTTACCTCTTGCCCCGGAGGTGATATGGAGATGAGAAGCTCGTCGATGCGAGGCTTGTGAGTTATCACATTCCCGCTTACTTCACGCCCGTTGTAAGTGAGATAGACGCGTTGTCCTGCCACTAGAGTCAGACCAGATACTGTTCTGAAGCCCGGACCAACGAGGTCCGCCTCTCTGTATTCGCCAAGAAATCTCTGTTGCGGACCAGGATCATCAAAGCGTACCGTGTAATAACTCTCATCGTCCGGAGCATTACCCGTAGATTTGACTGCCTGTATGACACCTGAATAATACTTCCCGTCATCTCTAGGGGCACAAACTCTCGTTCCGATTATAGAACGTTTGGCAAGTCGCTTTCCCGTAGACATTTCTTTATTACAACACTAAGTAACACATTCCAACCATTACCACAACCGAGGTCAGAAAGTCGACGCACTACTTCACACTCAGTCGCGAGGGCTTAAGTTCTATTTCTAGCGTTCTTAGAAACTTCAACGTTGCAGTTTCACCAAAGATGAAATTTCCCAGTTTCACATTAGTTGAAATAACCAGCTAAATACATCCTCGATCATAGatgagaaacttggatttcatgtcaCTTTCACGTCACTGTTTCGTGTAGGTATATAGATACAAAAGTTCCCGCACCGCAACGTCAGTTTATGaacatataatcaaatattacGCTACGAACATGCCACACGACGTTTCATTTCGTCCATTCGCTCCAACAGCACTCTAACAATGTTTAGTCCCTACACATGAGTATTCAGTTTTTGCGATAAAGATATTCTGCTAACGCATTATCTTGAAGATATATCGCCACTTCACTGGATAAAAAGATGTTTACACACTTAATTTTGCTCATTCACTATTCAGTAACGCCAGCGCCCACGCAGCGCTATCTCTCAGGCTGTCAACATATCGCGATCAGCTGAGCGCCACTGCAACGCAGTCGGTACCTGCGTGTTCACTCGCCGCTTTGCCGAGCTCAGCTGCAAAATTTACCGGCCGGTTCCCGGGTCGAACAGCTGACAGATGATAACAAACCCACGTGACGTCCAGGTTGCCATCTCATTGGCCAGCGTCATCAAGGCTGACCTACATTCCCTATTGGTTCGTTCTCTCCAGAAGAGGGGGAGAAAGAAGTTATGtttactgacaatatttttataaattgtCAATTATGATATTGGAAAGTGCTTGAAGTGATTGGTAACAAGAAATGGAACAGTTCAGTTGCAGAAGACATTAATGTTTACCATACTCATAAACAGTttacaatattttacttttgtgaatTACGTAGTTAAAACATCCGTTTGTTTTTGGAACCAAAACCGTCATTTTTAATGCTTAAAGTGATACTTAAACGAGCAGGTCGCAGTTCGCAGATCGTCTGGATCAATTCGTTTATTAGGTATATACAATTATCGTATTCGCTATCAACAGAATTTTTGATTCCAAAAACAAATATGTGCACTTTCGTATAATAAAACTAAAGTTAATTTAGATAAGTTGTGTAATTTACAAGCTGCAGTTGGTATACTTCGTAACAGAttcatgttcttgaattttagATTTGGCGCCATGGCATAAAGGCAGCCATTTTTTTTAGTAGACAGTGGTATATTTTTTGATGGTACATCATATTTTGTAAGTTACTGTGTTCGTTATGCCTATAATAATGTCCTATTTGTGTAGTAGTATGGCTAATTAATTTCTTATGCATCCGCAATTGAACGTTCGTTGTTGATTATGGTAATGATATGATTCTAATTGATAACGCTACGATAATTCAAGTAATGACGTGTCTTAAAAGCAACAGAGCCGAGGAGAGACGCATGCAACTCGATATGTTTcgtatttgtttattttgtaaCATATTGAGAATTTACTGTTGAGGTTAAGTGCAGTGTGATGCGGAGAGATATTTTACTGATTGTGCTGACACTCGTTAATGTTGGCAGTTTTCACGAAGAAAAACCAGGCAAGATATTTTCCGTGTTATTTACGTGAATTTGATCGTGGTTCTTTTTATTTTCCGGAGTACAGGAAACTTTTCTGTTGACTCACAGTTGAAATTTTGCTTAGAAAATTTCCAGTGGTCATgaactggaagagctgaaaaaaacCAATGTTTTAGGAAAAGATAAGAAGAAATGATAATACCTGTGATACACTAACATAACTCAAGGAAAACGAGGGTTTATATGTCAGCAGTTTAGATGGTTTAAAAAATTTAGGTTTTAACTAGGACTTTTGTTTCAGATACACTGCTTTGCCGTCAGTGTGGTGCTGATGTAGGACATTCGAAGCACATATTTAATGTTTACAGCCCTTCTGGGACTGTTCTTCGTAACCAGACATGGTTTGGTAAAAAGTTTGTTGATGTTCACATTTTCGAAAACCCATTGGGTATTAAGTTCCGCGTTGTGACGTTAGCTAAAGCTGAATGTGTTGGAATTAATGAAGTAAGTAATACGTGTTTTGTGAAGAAATTGTTACATGTACTTCAATGTTTGCATCGTGTGGGCCGATCTGAACTGAACACTGTGTAGTACGTGGTGCCAAGAGGCGTTACTGTGCAGCCGCCCTTAATCTACATCCTAATTGTTAAAAGATGAATATTCAAGTGTTCTTCAGGTGTTGAATATTTGTGTCGCTATGTGATACTTATGATAGAGCATCAACGAATAATTGGAGCTATCCTGGTTGTGCTGTGTTTGTTTAAAGCTTAATGTCCATTTCAATCATTTCAAAAGGCCTAtgcaatttgaaaatcatttttgaaaTTGCTGCCATGTTGTTACATGTTGAATAGCAGACTTGTTGCTTGATTCTGGCACTGTTGCACCGGTTTTAGATTGAAAGTGGTCAACTAATATTAACGAAAAAAGGCTTGGAATATGAGAAATGTTCATATACTTTCCCTCAACATAACCCATAGCTTTGCCTCTTGATTTGCACCATTTTTGTATTAGTGTGGTGAAGCCAGAATTTGCTCTTCATGTTGACTCCCGCTCAATTCTTCTGACTTACTGTCATGCAATTGTGAGGTGTTTTCTTCTTAAGCTAATGCAGTGCATCTCTATCGAccattataaattgtaagacagtttTTTTTATCACTTGAATCCCCTAAGGAAAAAATGTACGAAGTATTGGGCACCATCCTTTGCAGGTAATTTGATGCTCTTCATTAGAAGACCATCCTAGTGGATGACGTAAATCATTGATTAATTGAATGGTGACGGCCATTTGCCCCAGAAGAATTAGGCAGAAATAACTTGAATGGAAGCAATaaagggtcattccatgccaagtggtctagaagctcccacatgaccctcatgtattttgatgaaattttgtatgaacattcacacatgttctcaatgaacactggtaaagcttcagtttcagaaattcaatacttgcAGAGATATAGTCACTTGTTTGAAACCGTAGCACAGCTTCCAATAGTgcatccttgaattttcagcaactttgagatatctctgtaagtatttgcatgaaagaaacttggccatcttatacaacttttagagttctttaaagtaaaatatgaagaaaaggatttctgagcaattttcatatagataatttgaaacAAAGTTGGGCAAAAAAAtagctgtttgaaaaaaaaaatgcaaactttagtttttaaaatctccaaaagtaattgtgggatgtacatgaaactttcCACACaataactcaccaacacaaggtcttagaatacaaaatttcattctcctattgctttccattattgcACAAATCTAGGGTGAAGTTGACGATTTTTTCAAAAAGTGttaaaaaatgggtatttttagtcaaatttttcaaaaaagtgttttctccaaactcttctaaactatggtcattagaaagagcatattctaaactatctagaaaagtggatttggttttgcaatgcaagcgcACAAcgccctaaaaagtagcatcatcaaaaAGACGCACttgtttgaacacatttttctggcactcaaattatacctgatATCTTTTATTTTGCCTTATACATGTTTATTGATGTCTGAGATAAGTGAAGTAAGAAGTCCTGATTAATAGGACCTAGCTTAAGTCCGaatagcaaaagaataaaaatagaaacaatgttatttcttaattgtcgcctccccccccctccccaccccctctctctctctctctctctctctctctctctctctctctctctctctctctctcacacacacacacacacacacacacacacacacacacacacagaattattattaagaatgaatgtaaatcgtaaaatttatttgcataatcatctaattattagttgcctgtttaatgaacaacaccagcatactgatggaaaagaagtgtataaatgagttgctatggtccatggtggcttaaccactgctAGTTTCATTTCACCTGAGAAAACCAGCATTCCCATTGCCATAGGAGCCACGCACGATAGCTTAGCAACAACAGCCATGGGTGGGTTTCTTTACCACCGGATCCCAAGCCTGATAAGGGTTTCTTCacacaggttcccaagcctgatagtaaaattatttaagtgccctgtgtaaaattagaaggcactcttgggttccttagattgtttcctctaacctatttcaatttttgatatgctacattaattttctgatgaatataaagaggaatggtgtattgccggccagacgaatttactgatggagctgcaataactgcaataatgtggtgttccagaacccagcacttgtcacttcttggtggccaataaaatgaatttgctggACCATGTGGGTGCGTAAAGTTTCTTAATGCATCCCTTTGCTCTGTGGAGGTCTCACAGGTATTCTCAATCCACCACACGTTTTCATAGATGCATGCAACATATTGCCCTGGTTGGAGAGCAGACATTAATATGCCTCCTTCATTACTGTGACCCATTTTAGCTAGAAAAGATGAACAatcatttgaaactctgctgacctgaattgttgtttcatcaataggtaaaaagtgatgattttctctagtgcctgctacagtttgtccaaatttaaacctctcttcttgtgacacaatatttttttttcaattgcatctttactgatgaaaacaaatttaattccatTAATGTTTTCAGAGCAGAAGTGAAACAGATCTATGGAAGTAAGAATTTGTCCATTAAGTGGCCGTTGCAAGCCTGCTCTTGCTGATAACCGCTTTGTTGTACCTCCAATCCCATCACAAGGTGATTTCCCGTGACTAgtagcaaaaaaattccattcggctgtcattccaaaatcactcttatgatagcacaaatttagttaattcttgaaatttttatattgagcacTGGAGCCATCACTGAAATAATGAATGTGGGATATCTGTGCAAACTGTGCTTTCATATATTTGATGAGCTCCTTGATAAAAACGTGAACTGTAATAGTGTCATGCCGCAAACAATCACtgataatgcaaaaacttaaagaGTCTACCTTCTCATTTTGACGAAAGTAGATAAATGGATGAATTGTTGCTTGACTATTGTCCCAGTAGAAGCCTTGCACAGCATCCTGaatgataaaagaataattttctgtaaaatccattaggacaacaagctcttcgtctttcagatgacatttaaggcctttaagatgcaagctttgatgcttggcaaagtaatgatggcatgacagactccatattttattttttacatcttcaATAAATTCATCCACCACCATTTGCTTCGTGTCCAGTGTGGCACGATCAGTATGTATCCATTGCTTAAACACACTAACTTCCTGTGGCTCATGATCTAGGAAATAGCTGGCAATTTCAGATGCAATAGCTTTGGGCTCAGGACACCTTTCACAGCGATATAGTGTGTACTGAACTCTAGTTCAAACTGCAAACTGCCTTGCTGAGAATCTCCTTATAGAGAATCTCCTTATAATTTTCATGTATACCAGCTCCGCTAAGCATAAGCTTAACATTTTGGTGAATTGCACAGATGCAAACTGCATGCATTCCAGCtgatcttactgttaca encodes:
- the LOC124777421 gene encoding uncharacterized protein LOC124777421 isoform X2, with protein sequence MRRDILLIVLTLVNVGSFHEEKPDTLLCRQCGADVGHSKHIFNVYSPSGTVLRNQTWFGKKFVDVHIFENPLGIKFRVVTLAKAECVGINEWQREYTWFPGYAWKNCMCSHYGHHLGWMYEPLATANNRQAFPSSEGFYALIVDDIISESFADSLILPKSSW
- the LOC124777421 gene encoding uncharacterized protein LOC124777421 isoform X1 translates to MRRDILLIVLTLVNVGSFHEEKPDTLLCRQCGADVGHSKHIFNVYSPSGTVLRNQTWFGKKFVDVHIFENPLGIKFRVVTLAKAECVGINEWQREYTWFPGYAWKNCMCSHYGHHLGWMYEPLATANNRQAFPSSEGFYALIVDDIISESSYENILDEKSVWKK